A genomic window from Algoriphagus sp. Y33 includes:
- a CDS encoding protein kinase translates to MAKIIVPPYFDSVVNAGEKRLLDYLQVNLPDSYYLVPNVELASTNPRNNRTQYWEYDLLIVTPHAIYNVENKDWKGRIEGDDNYWYVNDNQRQNPLKTGRQKTAVLASKLKEQDSSWAKAWVQNMVTLSYPNTYVPTLWQEAGKLTFQLNEQLINYLNDPQQVGKSEDDIADIYKDIVKFLDGSQSKKRPDEKREVVGYEIIEILQQEPNFTEYLVKPKGVTSSIRKRVKEYSLQVAGLSQPELQKREETIKNQYKALHKIKAKPFILNVEFKIDEENHQFYEISDFLDENSLRAEARSKTFTFQEKLSIIRNVMAALKEAHKENIFHRDINPDNIYMSSGYAYLGNFGKSYFTDHNQQGYTVMATINESNATPYHPLELTVGDASRASDIYSLGVLIYWLFTGEEPFKTPYDLDKMGGKLPADKLPTSLNKALPKWLDELCHKTILTDDLQRIDSIEQVTKFIEDALKENDSEVPSKRTTNTTTTQPADIYELKVGDKIGDFVIHQILGKGGYSRVFKVKHQLQGKYYALKLFHESVNANSVIDEYNALIGLEHHNIVKFVWNGETPNGQFYTLMEFLEGENLSTYSRTDAKLPIYRVYQIAKDILSALVSMQSLDKPILHRDVKPQNIIWDNEKRFVLIDFNVASFVDDNQDFVGTNPYLAPDLIADGYKVNWDKSADTFALGITLYELICKQYPWTPKKMPVLSIDPVNPKEFEPRISDAFAQFLSRAINPRSAMRFSNAQEMLDALLAIGEDDILQETQTVSPTIETTDEEGDFIKYINSLYSQSKRGNFGTRASENISEYDRLTYTPSKLDKKLLPDILDGKYKLLIITGNAGDGKTAFIKRIEHDKSVTALNTHDHKNGARFKINGVQFESNYDGSQDEDQRANNEVLESFFKPFAELSNYNESKEGRIIAINEGRLVEFLKTTSKHKTLHDTIENYFYNEGHHELPSGLMIINLNLRSVAAQDNQEPSLFRSQLKALTQKDLWAKCETCPLASKCFIKYNVDSFNDSASGEEVITRMEWLLRTASLKRELHITMRDLRSFIAFTLTRDHECSDIEQLVKASENKPESYWQYYYFNITNLAVNDSGNQDRLIKLLRETDIGEVAIPDKDRDLFFGQHEANEYLEFSDREFTLIDEFTNNKIWVPAHEQDGTLIKRTRVIQKVFIRHQYFEGKSELLSVENGYVPATSETEEAKFPSYLLRLPYHSVFKFVKVLSKGDESTKTKASISRAISLNEGCDNPGIDKDHLVLASTDIRDPYSKSFRLFDLNDFELFVNRTDHLVKYLEYEPDSLTFRHKTEKHIKLTISLDLYEMLYFIQQGFSPSLNDLRGKFIELIIFKNLLENLTYKEVVVTSDNLEFYRISKDEQSRLYIEPMEV, encoded by the coding sequence ATGGCAAAAATCATAGTACCACCTTATTTCGATTCGGTTGTGAATGCCGGAGAAAAGCGTTTACTGGATTACTTGCAGGTAAACTTGCCAGATAGCTATTATCTGGTGCCCAATGTGGAGCTAGCCTCCACAAATCCCCGAAACAACCGGACACAGTATTGGGAATATGATTTGTTGATAGTCACCCCCCATGCCATTTACAACGTTGAGAATAAAGACTGGAAAGGACGGATCGAAGGAGATGACAACTATTGGTACGTCAATGATAATCAAAGACAAAATCCATTAAAAACAGGAAGACAAAAAACAGCAGTTTTAGCTTCCAAACTTAAAGAACAGGATTCTTCATGGGCGAAAGCGTGGGTTCAGAATATGGTTACCCTATCTTATCCTAATACTTACGTTCCTACTCTGTGGCAGGAAGCGGGTAAGCTCACTTTCCAGTTGAATGAACAGCTGATTAATTACCTCAATGACCCGCAACAGGTAGGAAAATCAGAAGATGACATTGCAGATATTTACAAGGATATTGTAAAGTTTCTTGATGGAAGCCAAAGTAAAAAAAGACCGGATGAAAAACGTGAAGTAGTAGGCTATGAAATAATAGAAATACTCCAGCAGGAGCCCAACTTTACAGAGTACCTAGTAAAGCCCAAAGGAGTTACCTCCTCTATCCGCAAAAGGGTAAAAGAGTATTCACTTCAGGTTGCAGGACTTTCTCAACCAGAACTACAGAAACGTGAGGAGACAATTAAAAATCAATATAAGGCCCTCCATAAGATCAAGGCGAAACCATTCATCCTGAACGTAGAGTTTAAAATTGATGAAGAAAACCATCAGTTCTATGAAATCTCAGATTTTTTGGATGAGAACTCCCTGCGAGCTGAAGCCAGATCCAAAACCTTTACCTTTCAAGAAAAGCTGAGCATCATTAGGAATGTAATGGCCGCATTGAAAGAAGCTCATAAAGAAAACATCTTTCACAGGGATATAAATCCCGATAACATTTACATGAGCAGCGGTTATGCCTATCTAGGCAATTTCGGGAAGTCTTACTTTACCGATCATAACCAACAGGGCTACACGGTAATGGCTACTATCAACGAATCAAATGCCACGCCTTACCACCCATTGGAATTGACCGTTGGTGATGCCTCACGTGCCTCAGATATTTATTCGCTTGGGGTACTCATTTATTGGCTTTTCACGGGTGAGGAACCTTTCAAGACTCCTTATGATCTTGATAAGATGGGTGGGAAACTACCTGCAGATAAACTGCCAACCTCGCTCAATAAAGCATTGCCGAAATGGTTGGATGAACTTTGTCACAAAACCATTCTCACAGATGACCTTCAAAGAATTGATAGTATTGAACAAGTTACCAAGTTCATAGAAGATGCTCTCAAGGAAAATGATAGTGAGGTTCCATCCAAGCGGACTACAAATACAACAACAACTCAACCTGCCGACATCTATGAACTAAAAGTTGGAGACAAGATAGGAGATTTTGTCATTCATCAGATTCTTGGTAAAGGTGGCTATTCAAGAGTTTTTAAGGTAAAGCACCAGCTTCAGGGAAAATACTATGCCTTGAAACTCTTTCATGAAAGCGTAAATGCAAATTCAGTAATTGATGAATACAATGCTCTGATAGGGTTAGAACATCACAATATTGTCAAATTCGTTTGGAATGGTGAAACACCTAACGGGCAGTTTTACACCTTAATGGAGTTTTTGGAAGGTGAAAATCTGAGCACCTATTCCAGGACAGATGCAAAACTTCCGATTTACCGGGTATATCAAATAGCCAAAGACATCCTAAGTGCTTTGGTTTCCATGCAAAGCCTGGACAAACCTATTCTACACCGGGATGTAAAGCCTCAAAATATCATTTGGGACAATGAGAAACGCTTTGTTCTCATTGATTTCAATGTAGCCTCCTTTGTAGATGACAATCAAGATTTTGTTGGTACAAACCCTTATTTGGCTCCTGATCTTATTGCAGACGGATATAAAGTCAACTGGGACAAGTCCGCAGATACTTTTGCTTTAGGTATTACACTGTATGAATTGATCTGCAAACAATACCCCTGGACACCTAAGAAAATGCCAGTCCTTAGTATTGATCCGGTCAATCCGAAAGAATTTGAACCAAGGATCTCAGATGCATTTGCTCAGTTTTTAAGTCGGGCCATAAACCCTCGCTCTGCAATGCGATTTTCCAATGCACAGGAAATGCTGGATGCTTTACTGGCAATTGGCGAGGATGATATTTTACAGGAAACCCAAACAGTTTCTCCAACTATAGAAACCACAGATGAAGAAGGCGATTTTATCAAATATATCAACTCATTATATAGCCAGTCCAAAAGAGGTAATTTCGGAACACGTGCCAGCGAAAATATTAGCGAGTACGACCGATTAACCTATACCCCTTCCAAGCTTGATAAAAAACTATTGCCTGATATTCTTGATGGCAAATACAAACTATTGATCATCACCGGAAATGCCGGAGATGGAAAAACAGCATTCATCAAACGTATTGAGCATGATAAGTCAGTGACAGCTCTCAATACCCATGATCACAAGAATGGTGCAAGGTTTAAGATAAATGGTGTTCAATTTGAAAGTAACTATGATGGTTCTCAAGATGAAGATCAACGGGCGAATAATGAAGTACTGGAGAGTTTCTTTAAACCGTTTGCGGAACTGTCCAATTACAATGAATCGAAAGAAGGTCGAATCATTGCCATCAATGAAGGCCGTTTGGTGGAGTTTCTAAAGACCACAAGTAAGCACAAAACGCTTCATGACACCATAGAAAACTACTTCTATAACGAAGGGCATCACGAGCTTCCATCAGGCTTAATGATTATCAATCTAAATCTAAGGTCTGTTGCAGCTCAGGATAATCAGGAACCCAGCCTTTTTAGAAGTCAGTTAAAAGCTCTAACTCAAAAAGACCTTTGGGCTAAATGTGAAACATGCCCACTGGCAAGCAAGTGCTTTATCAAGTACAACGTAGATTCCTTTAATGACTCAGCGTCTGGTGAAGAAGTAATTACTCGTATGGAGTGGCTGTTGAGAACAGCCAGCCTCAAGCGTGAACTGCACATTACCATGCGTGATTTGCGTTCGTTCATTGCATTCACACTCACCAGAGATCATGAATGTTCAGATATTGAACAATTGGTGAAGGCCAGCGAAAATAAGCCTGAAAGCTATTGGCAATATTATTACTTCAATATTACCAACCTTGCTGTGAATGATTCAGGCAATCAAGATCGCCTGATCAAATTGTTAAGGGAAACTGATATTGGTGAAGTAGCTATACCCGATAAAGACAGGGATCTATTCTTCGGCCAGCATGAAGCCAATGAGTACCTGGAATTTTCGGATCGTGAGTTTACCCTAATTGATGAGTTTACCAACAATAAGATTTGGGTTCCAGCCCATGAGCAAGACGGAACTTTGATCAAAAGAACACGAGTAATTCAAAAGGTATTTATCAGGCATCAATATTTTGAAGGTAAGTCAGAGCTACTGTCTGTTGAAAACGGCTATGTGCCTGCAACCTCAGAAACAGAGGAGGCCAAATTCCCCTCATATCTCCTTCGACTACCTTATCATTCGGTATTCAAATTTGTGAAAGTCTTATCCAAGGGAGATGAAAGCACAAAAACAAAAGCCAGCATTTCCAGAGCCATTTCATTGAATGAGGGGTGTGACAATCCCGGTATAGATAAAGATCATTTAGTGCTTGCATCAACAGATATCCGAGACCCATACAGTAAGTCATTCAGGCTATTCGACCTCAACGATTTTGAGCTATTTGTCAATAGAACGGATCATTTGGTAAAATACCTGGAATATGAACCAGACAGTTTGACCTTCCGGCACAAAACCGAAAAACACATCAAGCTTACCATTTCACTTGATCTGTACGAGATGCTTTATTTCATACAGCAAGGATTCAGTCCTTCACTCAATGACTTGAGAGGGAAGTTCATTGAACTGATCATATTCAAGAACCTGCTGGAAAATCTAACCTACAAAGAGGTAGTGGTAACCAGCGACAATTTAGAGTTTTATAGAATCAGTAAAGACGAACAGAGCCGTCTCTACATAGAACCTATGGAAGTATAA
- a CDS encoding restriction endonuclease subunit S → MKVLKVKSSWLSESDLRLDAPFHLSDGVKTKRLIEKFCPYELTTIEDESLNLYKGNIHKRVYVSSPEHGYMFYTASDLFKADLETGKYVSKRYSSYLKELELKRNWILITRSGTLGKVLLTSEDHEKKIGTDDLVRVYLKQEKVKTGYLYAFLSSKYGYGLLTQAGYGGVVKHIEPDHVKGINVPVLPITLQDRINTLITESSHLRVEANKLLKEATRDVEQRVLKELGRIKKEPSSSRNIKELFQYEKRLDAPYNWSLGRLINDEIIKIDHKLLSELSEVFHPILFGKKQIKGTPTKGNPLYKSTSMGKLKPETDFWLSLKKNDSYRKLQVKEGWVLISRTGTVGNVVRINKSMNNTFIDDHMIRVKPSSNYHGLVYIFLKSYYGQKLIEFQKYGSVQEVINSTYIERIPIPATLMDKNFLSELDQKVKTLSDFFDTAYLKETEAIELVENEIESWQKS, encoded by the coding sequence ATGAAGGTATTAAAGGTTAAAAGTTCTTGGCTTTCGGAATCTGACCTCAGGTTGGATGCTCCCTTTCATCTTAGTGATGGTGTAAAAACAAAAAGGTTAATTGAAAAATTCTGTCCCTATGAATTAACAACCATAGAGGATGAATCTTTAAACCTTTATAAGGGAAATATTCATAAAAGAGTCTACGTTTCTTCTCCAGAGCATGGCTATATGTTTTATACAGCGTCAGATTTATTTAAAGCTGATCTTGAAACTGGGAAATATGTATCAAAGAGGTATTCCTCATACCTAAAGGAATTAGAGCTTAAAAGGAATTGGATTTTAATAACTCGATCTGGCACACTCGGAAAGGTTTTACTAACATCTGAAGATCATGAAAAGAAAATTGGTACAGATGACTTGGTAAGGGTATATCTCAAACAAGAAAAAGTCAAAACAGGCTATTTGTATGCATTTCTTTCTTCAAAATATGGTTATGGATTACTAACACAAGCCGGTTATGGAGGTGTTGTAAAACACATTGAGCCAGATCATGTAAAAGGAATAAATGTACCGGTATTGCCAATTACACTTCAGGATAGAATAAATACGCTAATTACTGAGTCCTCCCACCTTCGTGTTGAGGCTAACAAATTATTGAAAGAAGCAACTAGAGATGTAGAACAAAGGGTACTTAAAGAGCTTGGTAGAATTAAAAAGGAACCATCGTCTTCCCGAAACATAAAGGAATTATTTCAATACGAAAAACGACTAGATGCACCCTATAACTGGAGTTTAGGAAGGTTAATAAATGATGAAATAATTAAGATTGACCATAAACTTCTCAGTGAATTATCAGAGGTATTTCATCCTATTCTTTTTGGAAAGAAACAAATAAAAGGTACTCCCACAAAAGGAAATCCGCTTTACAAAAGCACATCAATGGGAAAGTTAAAACCAGAAACTGATTTTTGGTTGTCACTTAAAAAAAATGATTCCTATAGGAAATTACAGGTTAAAGAAGGATGGGTATTGATTTCCAGAACAGGTACCGTTGGGAATGTTGTACGGATAAACAAATCTATGAATAATACTTTCATTGATGATCATATGATTAGAGTGAAACCATCTAGCAACTATCATGGCTTAGTCTACATTTTTTTAAAATCTTATTACGGTCAAAAGCTTATAGAATTTCAAAAGTACGGTTCAGTTCAAGAAGTTATAAATAGCACGTATATAGAGAGGATACCAATTCCTGCAACTTTAATGGATAAGAACTTTTTATCTGAGTTGGATCAAAAAGTAAAAACACTAAGTGACTTTTTTGATACAGCATATTTAAAGGAAACCGAAGCAATCGAATTAGTAGAAAATGAAATTGAATCATGGCAAAAATCATAG